One stretch of Enoplosus armatus isolate fEnoArm2 chromosome 1, fEnoArm2.hap1, whole genome shotgun sequence DNA includes these proteins:
- the LOC139286110 gene encoding mucin-5B-like: MAYEWLLWLTLSAIVASWHSGVSPIHNGQVCSTWGNFHFKTFDGDVFQLHSTCNYVLTSSCRSTYKEFDIQIRRWETGGHPTIKNIIMKLEGSVVELSKGSVLVNGKSATLPFSQAGVLIERTPTYVKITAKLGLFAIWNGEDSFLVELDLKYKNQTCGLCGDFNGIQLRNEFYSHGVKISPLDFANFWKMDGPTESCSDYTLESTEGCNKMKPLCEQILTGPAFSSCHDMLDVAAFTSACVADLCHCGNGREEHADPFCLCNTVSEFSRQCVHAGGKPHDWRTKELCWKSCPYTMEYKECGSPCADTCSNPEASLTCDNHCIDGCFCPAGTVLDDLNGKGCVPLSECFCSYNSKNYGPGESYTSNCKKCVCQSGQWECAEENCPGTCAVEGGAHVNTFDGKVYTFHGDCSYVLAKDCGGAQFVVQGDLLQCGLTESETCLKSVTLALSGGANVITIHPNGKVFVNGIYAQLPFSAAGISAFRASSFYLLVQTSVGVLLEVQLQPVMQLYVRVTSDYRAKTCGLCGNFNSNQADDFLKLSGVPDATAAGFVNSWKTHAACPDVKSNFENPCSLSLENEKYAQHWCSMLSDPQGVFAPCHSEISPDSYKENCMYDSCNCERSEDCMCAAVSSYVHACAVAGVQISSWRKTICGKYASSCPRSMVFSYNITTSSRTCRCIGTTDLSCHFSFPPIDGCVCAEGTYLDDSGKCVSPQACPCYDKGSVVLPGQVVNKEGVMCTCKEGKLSCIGEFVAQPSACAPPMVFVNCSANGPAAKGTECEKSCDTLDMACVTTGCVSGCMCPSGMVSDGKGGCIKPEACSCVHNGISFQPGETTKVDCNTCMCKDRKWNCTTNQCDGTCSVYGAGHFMTFDQKRFTFDGSCEYILAQDYCGSAQSNGTFRVITENVPCGTTGTTCSKTIKIFLGSAELILTEGSYQLLSSGNEETAPFHYSTMGIYLVVEANNGLILMWDRKTSLFIKLNPKYKGRVCGLCGNYDDNANNDFTTRCHAVVVNPLVFGNTWKDSPSCPDAHSIISPCTTNPYRQSWAQKQCSIIKSDVFSACHSVVDPAPYYDACVFDSCACDTGGDCECFCTAVAAYSESCNQAGACIRWRTPKICPLFCDYYNPPGECEWHYMPCGSPCMKTCRSPSGNCSAQIPPLEGCYPRCPPAQPYFDEDKMTCVLKEQCGCYDKEGKHYNNGDKVPTTENCHTCTCSSMTIQCHYDAQACTCTYGGNKYPPGNTIYNTTDGHGNCITAVCGKNGTIDKRSYPCPCMPNKAYSFYNTSKLNCKTFNNRTCY; this comes from the exons ATGGCTTACGAGTGGCTGCTATGGCTGACCCTGTCTGCCATCGTAGCTTCTTGGCACAGCG GTGTGAGTCCCATCCACAATGGCCAGGTTTGCAGCACGTGGGGCAACTTCCACTTCAAGACCTTTGATGGGGATGTTTTCCAGTTGCACTCCACCTGCAACTACGTTCTGACCTCTTCGTGCAGGAGCACGTACAAGGAATTCGACATCCAGATAAGAAGATGGGAGACTGGCGGCCATCCCACCATCAAGAACATCATTATGAAGTTGGAGGGCTCAGTGGTGGAGCTCTCCAAGGGCTCGGTGCTCGTTAATGGCAAATC AGCCACTCTACCTTTCAGTCAAGCAGGAGTGCTGATTGAGAGAACTCCCACCTATGTCAAAATCACAGCAAAACTGGGATTGTTTGCCATCTGGAATGGGGAGGACTCTTTTCTG GTGGAGCTAGACTTGAAGTACAAGAACCAAACCTGTGGTCTTTGCGGAGACTTTAATGGGATCCAGCTCCGCAACGAGTTCTACAGCCACG GTGTGAAAATATCCCCCCTGGACTTTGCCAACTTCTGGAAAATGGATGGTCCAACTGAAAGCTGTTCTGACTACACACTGGAATCAACAGAAGGCTGCAACAAGATG AAACCCCTGTGTGAGCAGATCCTTACGGGGCCGGCCTTCAGCAGCTGTCACGATATGCTGGATGTTGCCGCCTTCACTTCTGCCTGTGTTGCAGACCTCTGCCACTGTGGCAACGGCAGGGAGGAACACGCAGACCCCTTCTGCCTGTGCAACACCGTGTCTGAGTTCTCCAGACAGTGCGTCCATGCTGGCGGCAAGCCCCACGACTGGCGGACCAAAGAGCTCTGCT GGAAGTCATGTCCCTACACAATGGAGTACAAGGAGTGTGGGAGTCCCTGTGCTGATACCTGCTCCAACCCAGAGGCCAGCCTCACCTGCGACAACCACTGTATCGATGGATGCTTCTGCCCTGCAG GCACGGTGCTGGATGATTTAAATGGAAAGGGCTGCGTCCCACTGAGTGAGTGCTTCTGCAGCTACAACAGCAAGAACTATGGACCTGGAGAGTCCTACACCAGTAACTGCAAAAAATG TGTGTGCCAGAGTGGCCAGTGGGAGTGTGCGGAGGAGAACTGTCCGGGAACCTGCGCTGTGGAGGGAGGGGCTCACGTCAACACCTTCGATGGGAAAGTCTACACCTTTCACGGGGACTGCTCCTACGTTCTGGCGAAG gACTGCGGGGGAGCCCAGTTTGTGGTACAGGGAGACCTGTTGCAGTGTGGACTGACTGAGAGCGAAACCTGCCTCAAGTCCGTTACCTTGGCTTTGTCTGGAGGGGCTAAT GTAATCACCATCCATCCCAATGGCAAGGTCTTTGTGAATGGCATTTACGCTCAGTTGCCCTTTTCTGCTG CCGGTATCTCCGCCTTCAGAGCGTCCTCCTTCTACCTGCTGGTCCAGACGTCTGTTGGCGTTCTGTTGGAGGTGCAGCTCCAGCCAGTCATGCAGCTCTACGTCAGGGTGACCTCCGACTACCGGGCCAAAACCTGCG GTCTGTGTGGGAACTTCAACAGTAACCAAGCCGACGACTTTCTTAAGCTCAGCGGTGTTCCAGACGCCACTGCAGCTGGCTTTGTCAACAGCTGGAAGACACATGCTGCTTGCCCCGATGTTAAGAGCAACTTTGAGAACCCCTGCAGTCTTAGTCTAGAAAATG AGAAGTACGCCCAGCACTGGTGCTCCATGCTGAGTGACCCTCAGGGAGTGTTCGCCCCCTGCCACTCAGAGATCAGCCCCGACTCTTACAAAGAG AACTGTATGTATGACAGCTGTAACTGTGAGAGGAGCGAGGACTGCATGTGTGCTGCAGTCTCCTCCTATGTCCACGCCTGTGCAGTTGCAGGAGTCCagatcagcagctggaggaagacCATCTGTG GGAAGTATGCCAGCTCCTGCCCCAGAAGCATGGTCTTCTCCTACAACATCACAACCAGCAGTCGCACCTGCCGCTGCATCGGCACCACCGATCTCAGCTGTCACTTCTCCTTCCCGCCCATCGACGGCTGCGTCTGTGCAGAGGGGACCTATCTGGATGACTCTGGGAAGTGTGTGTCACCCCAGGCTTGCCCCTGTTACGACAAAGGCTCAGTGGTGCTTCCTGGACAGGTCGTCAACAAGGAAGGCGTCATGTG CACCTGCAAGGAGGGCAAACTCAGCTGCATTGGAGAGTTTGTTGCGCAGCCAT CCGCCTGTGCTCCTCCCATGGTGTTCGTCAACTGCTCGGCCAATGGCCCAGCTGCAAAAGGGACCGAGTGCGAGAAGAGCTGCGACACATTGGACATGGCCTGC GTGACCACGGGGTGCGTCTCCGGCTGTATGTGTCCATCTGGGATGGTGTCCGATGGTAAAGGAGGCTGCATCAAGCCAGAGGCCTGTTCCTGTGTTCACAACGGCATCTCCTTCCAGCCTGGGGAGACCACCAAGGTGGACTGCAATACTTG CATGTgtaaagacaggaagtggaattGCACCACCAACCAGTGCGATGGAACCTGCTCGGTCTACGGCGCCGGGCACTTCATGACTTTTGATCAGAAGCGCTTCACCTTCGATGGCAGCTGTGAATACATTCTCGCTCAG GACTACTGCGGCAGCGCTCAGAGTAACGGAACCTTCAGAGTGATCACGGAGAATGTCCCGTGCGGCACCACAGGAACCACCTGCTCCAAGACCATCAAGATCTTCCTGGGG AGTGCAGAACTGATTCTAACAGAGGGAAGCTACCAGCTACTTTCAAGTGGAAATGAAGAAACAGCTCCATTCCATTACAGCACTATGGGCATCTACCTGGTAGTTGAAGCCAACAATGGACTCATTCTCATGTGGGACAGGAAGACCAGCTTGTTTATCAAGCTCAACCCAAAGTATAAG GGTCGTGTTTGTGGGCTGTGTGGCAACTATGACGACAACGCCAACAATGACTTCACTACAAGGTGCCATGCCGTGGTGGTCAACCCACTGGTGTTTGGGAACACCTGGAAGGATTCACCAAGCTGCCCCGATGCTCACAGCATCATCAGCCCCTGCACAACCAACCCATACAGACAGTCCTGGGCCCAGAAACAGTGCAGCATCATAAAGAGTGACGTCTTCTCTGCCTGCCACTCCGTT GTGGATCCTGCGCCATACTATGACGCGTGTGTGTTCGACTCGTGTGCTTGTGACACTGGTGGAGACTGCGAGTGTTTCTGCACTGCTGTGGCCGCTTATTCTGAATCCTGTAATCAAGCTGGCGCCTGCATACGATGGAGAACCCCAAAGATCTGCC CTCTCTTCTGTGATTACTACAATCCCCCTGGTGAATGTGAATGGCACTACATGCCATGTGGATCTCCTTGTATGAAAACCTGCAGGAGCCCCTCGGGCAACTGCTCTGCACAGATACCTCCTCTAGAAG GTTGCTATCCAAGATGTCCACCTGCTCAGCCATACTTTGATGAGGATAAAATGACATGTGTTTTAAAAGAACAATGTGGCTGCTACGATAAAGAGGGGAAACACTATAATAATGGTGACAAAGTGCCAACAACCGAAAACTGTCATACATG TACATGCAGTTCAATGACCATCCAATGCCATTACGATGCCCAAG CCTGTACTTGCACATATGGTGGAAACAAATATCCCCCTGGCAATACCATCTATAACACAACAGATGGACATGGTAACTGCATCACAGCAGTGTGTGGGAAGAATGGTACCATTGACAAGAGGTCATACCCATGCCCA TGCATGCCCAACAAAGCCTACTCCTTCTACAACACCTCCAAGCTCAACTGCAAAACCTTCAACAACAGAACATGTTACTGA